Genomic segment of Oscillatoria salina IIICB1:
AGTTTATCTCCCCCCTCTTCCTCGTCTTCCCCCTCTCCCTTGTCTCCAATCTCTACTGATAACTGTTCACTGTTCACTGAAAACCCCCTCTCCCAATTCCCAATCCCTAATCCCTAATCCCCAATTCCCAATTCCCTAGATAAGAATGACACAAGAATTTTTTGCTCCAACTCAAAGTCATTCTCTTCCTCCGCAAAATGTTGATGCGGAGGAGTCGATTCTAGGTGGAATTTTACAGGACCCCGAAGCTATTGGTAGGGTAGCAGATTTACTGCGTCCAGAAGCGTTTTATGTAAGCGCTCATCGCGATATTTATCAAGCAGCTTTTGAACTTTATCGTCAAGGGAAACCGACGGATTTAACCACGGTTGCGAGTTGGTTGAGCGATCGCGCTTTACTCGAAAAAATTGGTGGGACAAATAAACTGGTACAATTGGTAGCGCCGACTGTCTCAGCCGTAAATATCGATCGCTACGCACTGCTAGTTGAGGAAAAGTATCAGCGTCGTGAATTAATTAAGGCGGGAAATGAGATTGTCGATCTGGCTTACAATACTGCTAAAGAGCTAAATACGGTTTTTGATGAGTCAGAACAGAAGATTTTTAGTTTGACGCAGCAACGTCCGCAACAAGGTTTAACTTCTTTAGCGGATACCCTCAGAGATACTTTTAACGAAATTGAAGCGCTACAAGAACAAACTAAGCTTCCGGGAATTACTTGCGGTTTCTACGATTTGGATGCGATGACGAGTGGTTTTGGACGCTCGGATTTGATTATTATCGCAGGTAGACCTTCGATGGGAAAAACTGCTTTGGGGCTAGGTATGGCTGCTAATATTGCTAAACAACATGGTTTATCGGTGGCTATTTTTAGCTTGGAAATGTCGAAGGAGCAGTTATCACAGCGTTTGTTAGCTAGTGAAGCAAGAATTGAAGGAAACCGTTTGCGATCGGGAAGGATCAGTCAAACTGAAATGGAAGCTTTGGTTAATGCTTTGGGTATGTTATCTGACCTACCGATTTTTATTGATGATACCGCTAATTTGAGCGTGATGCAAATGCGATCGGAGGCGCGTCGTTTGCAAGCGGAACAAGGTGGAAATTTAGGTTTGGTTTTAATTGATTATTTACAGTTAATGGAGGGAAGCGGTAGCGATAATCGCGTTCAAGAGTTATCAAAAATTACTCGTTCTTTGAAGGGTTTATCTCGTGAATTAAATGTTCCAGTGATTGCACTTTCTCAACTTAGTCGGGGTGTGGAACAAAGAACAAATAAACGTCCAATGATGTCTGATTTACGCGAATCAGGGTGCTTGAGCGGTGATACCTTAGTTACATTAGCTGACACTGGAGTAGAAGTACCAATTCGCGATTTAGAAGGAAAATCAGGTTTTGCAGTTTGGGCGTTAAATGTTGCTACAATGAAATTAGAAAAGGCAATTGTTAGCAATTCTTTTGCTACTGGTATCAAACCTGTATTTAAACTCAAAACTCGTCTCGGAAGAGAAATTAGCGCTACTTGCAATCACCAGTTTCTCACTATTAATGGCTGGGGAAGGTTAGATAGTTTAAAAGTAGGTGAATGTATAGCTTTACCTCTTAGTATTGCTAATTTTAGAACATCTTTATACAAGAATAATTTGAGCCGAATTAAAGCTGGAAAACTTGCTGAAGTTGTTAAGTCTGAAAAAATTACTTGTTTAGCTGATAGCGATATTTATTGGGATGAAATTGTTGCAATTGAAGCTGATGGTGAAGCTAAGGTTTATGATTTAACAGTTCCTAGTTTACACAATTTTATTGCTAATAATTTGGTTGTGCATAATTCGATTGAGCAAGATGCAGATTTAATTGTGATGTTGTATCGTGATAGTTATTATAATCCTGATTCGCCCGATCGCAATATCGCTGAGGCAATTATTACTAAACATCGTAACGGACCCACGGGAACGGTGAAACTGCTATTTTTACCAGAATTAACTAAGTTTGATAATCTTGCTCCTCAAGGTGGATATTAGCTTTTAGTTCGCTCT
This window contains:
- the dnaB gene encoding replicative DNA helicase, translated to MTQEFFAPTQSHSLPPQNVDAEESILGGILQDPEAIGRVADLLRPEAFYVSAHRDIYQAAFELYRQGKPTDLTTVASWLSDRALLEKIGGTNKLVQLVAPTVSAVNIDRYALLVEEKYQRRELIKAGNEIVDLAYNTAKELNTVFDESEQKIFSLTQQRPQQGLTSLADTLRDTFNEIEALQEQTKLPGITCGFYDLDAMTSGFGRSDLIIIAGRPSMGKTALGLGMAANIAKQHGLSVAIFSLEMSKEQLSQRLLASEARIEGNRLRSGRISQTEMEALVNALGMLSDLPIFIDDTANLSVMQMRSEARRLQAEQGGNLGLVLIDYLQLMEGSGSDNRVQELSKITRSLKGLSRELNVPVIALSQLSRGVEQRTNKRPMMSDLRESGCLSGDTLVTLADTGVEVPIRDLEGKSGFAVWALNVATMKLEKAIVSNSFATGIKPVFKLKTRLGREISATCNHQFLTINGWGRLDSLKVGECIALPLSIANFRTSLYKNNLSRIKAGKLAEVVKSEKITCLADSDIYWDEIVAIEADGEAKVYDLTVPSLHNFIANNLVVHNSIEQDADLIVMLYRDSYYNPDSPDRNIAEAIITKHRNGPTGTVKLLFLPELTKFDNLAPQGGY